CTGGTCCACGCGGATGTCCACGCTCATGGTGTAGGGCGCCGCGCTCCCCAGCGCGTAGCTCTTCGTGAAGCCCGCGGTGGCGAGCGCCACCTTCTGCCAGTTCGCCGGGAGCGGGTTGTTGTACGTCATGCTCCCCGTGACGAGGTCGGTCTTCTGCGCGTCAGGATTGAGCTTCACGAGCAGGGGCTGCCCGCTGATGGACGCGCCCGCCGAGCTCAGCGCGGCCGGCCGGGCGGACATCCAGATCTCGTTGTACGTGCTGTCCGCGCCCGGGTTCACCTGGGTGCGCATCGCTTCGAAGGCCGAGCGCCTCCAGTCCACCGAGAAGGTGCCGGTCGCGGTGGGCTGGGTGAAGGTCCCGCTCACGGTGACGGGCTGTCCCTCCACCTGCGTCACGCTCGCGTCGAGCACCTTGTGCATCGCGCGGTAGGGCACGCCATTCGCGGTCGTCTTCCACCGCATCTGCGCCAGCGAGAACACATCCCCGAGGCTGCTGTCGAGCAGCACCGGGTTGCGCATGTCGGCGTAATTGAAGCTCATCCCGGAGAGCGACGTGGCGCCCGCCAGGGGGAACCCCGTGACGCCGGTGTTGACGTAGCCGAACGCGCCCGGGTTCAACGAATACACCTCCAGGTAGTCCCCCGACTGCCAGGGAGACAGGCCGGTGGCGGACACCGTCACGGGGGTGGGCAGCGAGACGAAGGTGCCATCGCGGCCCCACTCCGTGGAGCCCAGGTTGAACGTGCGGCTGGTGCTCACCAGGTAGCGCGAGCCCAGCTTCAGGTAGATGCGGCCGGAGGGGACGTTCGGCACGGAGATGGTGCCGTCCGCGGCGCCCGTGCCCGGATAGGCCGTGAACGTCCCGGTCGTTGAATCCCGCGTGTAGGCCACCACCGGCGTGGTGGACTGGTCGTATGGCTTCGTCTCGTTGCCCGACGTGGCGACGAAGGTGATCGGGCTGGTGCCGGTGACCTGGGTGATCAGGCCTTGAGTGACCGTGTCCGTCGACACGGAGGAGTCCACCGCCTCGGCCTCGTCGAGACCCGCGCAGCCAACGCCGGTCATGCCAACCCAGAGCCCGATGGCGATCAATGACTTATGCATTGTGATGGGAACCCTTTCGGCGACGCCCGGAATGGCGCCGCGCAGGGAGATTCATATCGGGTCGGTCTGACATTTCCGGGGCCGCTTCGACTCCCATTTCCTCGCTAGATGTTGATGCGCGAGCTGACCGTCCGGACATCCAGACCCAGGGCCGCGAAGTCCGCGGCATGGGCCCGGAGCAGCTCCAGCAGCCGGGGATGCACGTCCTCCTCTTCGTTGGACAGGATGAAGCCGTAGTTCGTCCTGGACAGCATCCAGGAGATCCACAGCATCTCCGTCGCCTCATCCGGCGTCGGCGCGACGTCCAGATCCTCCTCGGTGGACAGCGCGCCGCCCTTGCCCCAGCGCAATCCCAGACACGAATACAGGACCTCGCCCGCGTCCTCCCACTGGAGGTTGTTCGCCCAGGCGTGCCGGAACGTCGCGAAGAAGATGACGTAGCGACAAAGACTCTTCAGCGCCTCCACCTCACCGGGCTGGGGCGAATCCGTCAGGGTCACCGCGCTCACCGCCTTGGGACGTGGCTCCGTGGCCTTCACGTCCAGGTCCATGCGCTCCGAGCGCACGAACCACGGCGCGTCCTTCCCCGGCACCTTCGCCCGCAGATAGCGGCACACGAAGGCTGGCGCTGAATGCGCGACCAGGTCGTCCGAGAACCTGCGCACCTCCTGCCATTGCGCCTCCACCGCCGCGCCGTGCTCCGCGAAGAACGCGTCGATGTGCTCCCCGAGCAGCTTCCAGAAGAGCTGTCCCGCGTGCGCGTAGCGGTGCCCCTCGCAGACCGGCGTCGCGGGCGCGAAGCCCTTCCAGTCGTAGCTGCCCAGCAGGTGCTCCAGCCGCTGGTTGATGCTCCGCTCCGTCAACGCGCTGGCCCGCGAGATGTATCCCGTGGGCCCCACCAGGAACCCGTTGGCGGCGTGGTTGATCAACACCACCTCCCGCAGGTGCGGCATGAGCAGCCAGCGCAAGGGATTGCGCCGCAGGTTGCGGTGCGCGGCGATGGCGTACTGCTCCACGTTGAAGTGGCACTGCGCCAGGTGATTGCCCAGCTCCACGTCGAGCGTCGCGCTCACCCGCGCCATCCGCTTCGCAGCCTCCCAGGCCGCGCCATCCGCGGGCGTGTACGTCCGGCGGGTCACCGGAGAGCCCGGCGCCGTCGCACCGGGCTCCCGCATCCCCAGGATGATCCGCTGGGGCATCAGCTTCCCGTCCACCAGCCGCAGGCGGAGGTCCACGTCCGGCAGGCAATGCACGCCGTCCTGCTCATAGGCATTCCACGGCAGGTACAGGCGGAAGGAATGGTCGTCCCCGGGCACCTCCGGGTCGCGGTCCAGGATGCTGGAGAACATCCCGTTGAGCAGCCGCTCCCCGAACCACGCATCGCTCCGCGAGGAGCCGGGGGACTCGCGCTCCATCCGGACCGTCATCGTCTCCGGGTAGTCCGCCTGGATCTTCGTGAGGCTCGGCGCCTGCCCCAGGCTTATCTGCATCTGGTGCCGCCGCTTCACCAGCTCGATGGGTGCGACGGCCTTGAGCATCGCCAGCGCGCGGCCGGGCGCATACGCCGTCGGCGGCGTGCCTTCCTCCACCACCAGCAGCCGCGCCAGCGGCGTCGACGGGTCATATTCCCAATAGGGCAGCCGCAGCGTCCCGAAGTCGTACTCCAGCCCGGCGTGGTCATCCGGTCCCCGCTCCGAACCGATGCGCTTCCATGTCTCCACCACGCGTCCGTCCTGGCGGAACGTGTGCCGCGGCTCGAAGAAGCGCAGCTCCAGATCCGGCAGGTCTCCTTCACCCGCGTCCGCCGGGTCGTAGCGGATGGCGAAGGAACCATCCGAGGCCGTGAAGCCCTCGCCCAGGAAGTCGTCCGGCGTGCCGAAGTCCCGGTCCCACAGCTCGACCTTGAGGTGATGCAAGGGAATGGGCCCCTGGGGCCCGTCATGCTCGAACATCAGCCTGCCGGTGACGACGGCGGGGAGGGCGGACGCATCCCGCAGCGCTCGCGGCGCACGCACCTGCTTGACCAGGTTGCGGCTGACCGCCAGCCGCTCCTTCAGCCCCAGCCCCGCGTACCACCGCGTCAGCTCCTCCGCCTCCAGGAGCGGCGGTTCCACGGCCTTCGACGCGAACCCCAGCGAGGTCAGCAGCCGGCGCCACGCGGTGCGCATCAGCGCCTCGCCTCAATCCCAGTGGGAAAAGCCTTGCAAGCACCACCAACGCATAGGGAACGACCGTGTGCGAGCTTCATCGCGCCGGAAGGTACCACGGCCCCCCTGGAGGACCTCCCCGCGCCATCATCCTTCGGGGCGATCCACTATTGGATCCAAGGCACGCGTCTGCGATCACCTGCCCGACGCGACTTCAGCGGCGTACCTTGGGTTTGACGTGCTAGTGGGGAAATCCATGACTGTCGAGTACACGCTAACGATTCGCACGAGCTCGAAGCTGGGCGCGGGAACGAACGCGGCCATCTCCGTCGTCCTGGTGGGCACGAAGGGCGAGAGCCCTCCGTGGCCCCTGGACAAGCGCTTCCACAACGACTTCGAGTCCGGCGCGGTGGACGCCTATGTCGTCAAGGCGGAGGACCTGGGGGACCTGCTGCTCCTGCGCTTCTCCAACGCGGGCGGCGGGGTGGGCGGCGACTGGCTGTTGGACTCGGTGACCGTCACCACGACGGGGAGGCACTGGTTCTTCCCGTACTACCGCTGGGTGCTGGCCAGGACGACCGCGGACGTCCTGGAGGGCACCGCGCGGCTGCCCCAGTACATCCAGCACGAGCGGGAGAAGGCCGCCCGGCAGGAACTGCTCCAGTTCCGTCAGCGCATGTACCCGTGGCGCCCCGCGGAGGCGACCGCGGGCCTGCCCGGCGCGCTCGACATCACCGAGGCGCGCCCGCTCCCCAAGGACGAGCTCTACCGGGGGCTCGTGGACGGCAGCTATGAGGTCGTCATCGCGAAGACGCTGGCGGCCATCAAGCTGCACATGCCCGTGCTCACCAAGGCGTGGAACGGC
The sequence above is drawn from the Corallococcus sp. NCRR genome and encodes:
- a CDS encoding ABC transporter substrate-binding protein → MHKSLIAIGLWVGMTGVGCAGLDEAEAVDSSVSTDTVTQGLITQVTGTSPITFVATSGNETKPYDQSTTPVVAYTRDSTTGTFTAYPGTGAADGTISVPNVPSGRIYLKLGSRYLVSTSRTFNLGSTEWGRDGTFVSLPTPVTVSATGLSPWQSGDYLEVYSLNPGAFGYVNTGVTGFPLAGATSLSGMSFNYADMRNPVLLDSSLGDVFSLAQMRWKTTANGVPYRAMHKVLDASVTQVEGQPVTVSGTFTQPTATGTFSVDWRRSAFEAMRTQVNPGADSTYNEIWMSARPAALSSAGASISGQPLLVKLNPDAQKTDLVTGSMTYNNPLPANWQKVALATAGFTKSYALGSAAPYTMSVDIRVDQEASAFAAAPVQPLVGPVQAPLVNTRGAFQNLTGVGTDASLRWSKPLVGTATNYVVNIYRLGTSNGATTVTRVTSLHTDLQSVYLPPGVLQAGQTYFAEIQSWYQPGSDLATSPFMRSLPRARASVLTGMFSP
- a CDS encoding lipoxygenase family protein: MRTAWRRLLTSLGFASKAVEPPLLEAEELTRWYAGLGLKERLAVSRNLVKQVRAPRALRDASALPAVVTGRLMFEHDGPQGPIPLHHLKVELWDRDFGTPDDFLGEGFTASDGSFAIRYDPADAGEGDLPDLELRFFEPRHTFRQDGRVVETWKRIGSERGPDDHAGLEYDFGTLRLPYWEYDPSTPLARLLVVEEGTPPTAYAPGRALAMLKAVAPIELVKRRHQMQISLGQAPSLTKIQADYPETMTVRMERESPGSSRSDAWFGERLLNGMFSSILDRDPEVPGDDHSFRLYLPWNAYEQDGVHCLPDVDLRLRLVDGKLMPQRIILGMREPGATAPGSPVTRRTYTPADGAAWEAAKRMARVSATLDVELGNHLAQCHFNVEQYAIAAHRNLRRNPLRWLLMPHLREVVLINHAANGFLVGPTGYISRASALTERSINQRLEHLLGSYDWKGFAPATPVCEGHRYAHAGQLFWKLLGEHIDAFFAEHGAAVEAQWQEVRRFSDDLVAHSAPAFVCRYLRAKVPGKDAPWFVRSERMDLDVKATEPRPKAVSAVTLTDSPQPGEVEALKSLCRYVIFFATFRHAWANNLQWEDAGEVLYSCLGLRWGKGGALSTEEDLDVAPTPDEATEMLWISWMLSRTNYGFILSNEEEDVHPRLLELLRAHAADFAALGLDVRTVSSRINI